One genomic segment of Novisyntrophococcus fermenticellae includes these proteins:
- a CDS encoding ribonuclease H-like domain-containing protein, which translates to MITEKIQLNIYNKTVLPFLEEQKNSIFFDIETTGLYWKRSHLYLIGVIYYEENHWILQQWFLDRPTEEPLLLTEFAAICQGRSRVIHYNGNGFDIPYLQHKYNFYQQSNPLASLKSLDLYRKAKPFQNLFGLTSVKQKDVECFLKIRRTDTKTGGDLIQVYEDYLETKDTTLLSVLLQHNRDDTEGLVRLLSVLSYERIREGDFTINSANLSGYTLTLTLVLKVTVPIPVSFHNLCFSLRMTENQGILQIFGYRGTMKHFFPDYKNYYYLPLEDQAIHKSIGIFVDSAHREKAKAANCYQKTQGIFLPQPKERFKPVFYEAYKSKPAYFAYQESLLQDMQSLHIYTCDFLSEL; encoded by the coding sequence ATGATTACTGAAAAAATACAGTTGAACATATATAACAAAACAGTCCTTCCATTTCTTGAAGAACAAAAGAATTCTATTTTCTTTGACATCGAAACGACCGGTTTATACTGGAAAAGGTCACACCTTTATCTGATTGGAGTAATCTACTACGAGGAAAACCATTGGATTTTACAACAGTGGTTTTTGGACCGTCCCACAGAAGAACCCTTACTCCTTACGGAATTCGCCGCGATCTGTCAGGGAAGAAGCCGCGTGATACATTACAATGGAAACGGATTTGATATTCCATACCTTCAACATAAATATAATTTCTACCAGCAGAGCAATCCACTGGCTTCTTTGAAAAGCCTGGATCTTTACAGAAAGGCAAAACCATTTCAAAATCTGTTCGGTCTCACCTCCGTAAAACAGAAGGATGTGGAATGTTTTCTTAAGATTCGCCGCACAGATACCAAAACCGGCGGTGACTTGATACAGGTGTATGAAGATTATCTGGAAACAAAGGACACCACTCTGCTTTCCGTACTTCTGCAGCATAATCGTGACGATACTGAAGGACTTGTACGACTTCTCTCCGTCTTAAGCTACGAACGTATACGTGAAGGTGATTTTACAATCAACAGTGCCAACCTAAGCGGTTATACACTTACACTGACGCTGGTTCTTAAGGTAACAGTCCCAATTCCCGTATCTTTTCACAATTTATGCTTTTCGCTCCGGATGACAGAAAATCAGGGAATCCTTCAAATTTTCGGATACAGGGGAACAATGAAACATTTTTTCCCGGACTATAAGAATTATTACTACCTGCCTTTAGAAGATCAGGCAATACATAAGAGTATAGGAATTTTTGTGGACAGTGCGCACAGAGAGAAAGCAAAGGCCGCAAATTGTTACCAGAAAACACAAGGAATCTTCCTCCCACAGCCCAAAGAGCGGTTCAAGCCTGTCTTCTATGAAGCATATAAATCGAAGCCTGCATATTTTGCATATCAGGAATCCCTTCTTCAAGATATGCAGAGTCTGCATATATATACTTGCGATTTTTTATCTGAACTCTAA
- a CDS encoding putative ABC transporter permease, which yields MLSSQMLDWNLLGFDFYHILNWFWIYSFIGWIWESSFVSLKSHKLVNRGFVSGPVLTIYGCGAVSVYLFLKPFDYSFIALYFGGAVVATVLEYATGTLMEAIFHTNWWDYSDKKFNFRGRICLGSSIGWGFFALVLFYVFQPFVDWIVSLYPRRYGEAAINLITMVYCVDFGMSSFVAFQIKDKLANLDKTWDEFLEYLQNSRLAESAAAMKKKTTALYHETSAERILTYFEERKEHLSDYLDRFLEESSDKKESLLERKDEYMERFDRFINTLVKNQKSLDRITKRYIKAYPHLGLSKRFKRRKKEETEK from the coding sequence ATGTTAAGCAGCCAGATGCTGGACTGGAATCTACTTGGTTTTGATTTCTATCACATTTTAAATTGGTTTTGGATCTACAGCTTTATAGGATGGATATGGGAAAGCAGTTTTGTATCCCTGAAAAGTCATAAACTGGTCAATCGCGGTTTCGTATCAGGACCTGTACTGACCATATACGGATGCGGTGCAGTGTCTGTATACCTTTTTTTAAAACCTTTCGACTATAGTTTTATAGCTTTGTATTTTGGAGGAGCGGTGGTTGCCACTGTGTTGGAATATGCTACAGGAACTCTGATGGAAGCTATTTTTCATACAAACTGGTGGGATTACAGTGACAAAAAATTCAACTTCCGGGGAAGAATCTGTCTTGGAAGCTCTATTGGCTGGGGTTTTTTTGCGTTGGTTCTGTTCTATGTTTTCCAGCCTTTTGTAGATTGGATTGTAAGTCTGTATCCCAGAAGATATGGAGAAGCAGCGATCAATTTGATAACCATGGTGTATTGTGTGGACTTTGGAATGTCCTCATTCGTAGCATTCCAAATCAAAGACAAGCTTGCTAATCTGGATAAGACTTGGGATGAGTTTTTAGAGTATCTTCAAAATTCCCGGTTAGCAGAGTCGGCAGCTGCTATGAAGAAAAAAACAACTGCACTGTACCATGAAACTTCTGCTGAGCGGATCTTGACTTACTTTGAAGAACGCAAGGAACACCTATCAGACTACCTGGACAGATTTCTTGAAGAGAGTTCGGATAAGAAGGAATCCCTACTTGAACGTAAAGATGAATATATGGAAAGATTTGACCGGTTTATTAATACACTTGTAAAGAATCAAAAATCTTTGGACAGAATTACGAAGAGATATATAAAAGCTTACCCCCATCTGGGTCTCAGTAAGCGGTTTAAAAGGCGGAAAAAAGAAGAGACGGAGAAATAG
- the rsxC gene encoding electron transport complex subunit RsxC: MGLFTFHGGIHPYDGKELTKGCAVRTLHAGDNLYYSLAQQIGAPAVPLVHKGDHVLRGQMLAKAGGYVSAPLHASVSGTVVGIQRMWMPSGTSADCIVVANDKLMEEVEYPPAEDFDTLNKEKILSRIRDAGIVGMGGAGFPTHVKLSPENPGKIEYILVNGAECEPYLTSDYRRMLEEPEKIVEGLRIILKLFPKAKGYICIEDNKMDCARMLEPLCRKTNLEVKLLRTKYPQGAERMLIHAVTGRKINSSMLPADVGCIVDNVDTVVAVEEAVLQGKPVLERDITVTGDAVKTPQNFRVPIGMLIEEVVEQAGGFTGNPEKIIAGGPMMGNALFMLNVPVVKTSSAIVACKKDQVAENAPSACINCGRCVAACPGQIIPARLAAFSDRGDEENFLKYHGMECCECGCCSYVCPAKRQLTQSIRSMRKLLLSKQKKGQD; this comes from the coding sequence ATGGGTTTGTTTACTTTTCACGGCGGTATTCATCCATATGATGGAAAAGAGCTCACAAAGGGTTGTGCTGTCAGAACGCTTCATGCAGGAGACAATTTGTACTATTCGCTGGCACAGCAGATTGGAGCCCCGGCTGTGCCACTGGTTCACAAGGGAGATCATGTACTGCGCGGACAGATGCTTGCAAAAGCAGGAGGCTACGTATCCGCACCGCTGCATGCATCTGTATCAGGTACCGTCGTTGGAATACAGAGGATGTGGATGCCATCCGGAACCAGTGCAGATTGTATTGTGGTAGCCAACGATAAACTTATGGAAGAGGTGGAGTATCCTCCGGCAGAAGATTTTGATACCTTGAACAAAGAAAAAATTCTGAGCCGTATTCGGGATGCAGGAATCGTCGGAATGGGCGGAGCAGGATTCCCCACACATGTAAAGCTGTCACCTGAGAATCCGGGAAAAATTGAGTACATATTAGTAAATGGAGCAGAATGTGAGCCATATCTGACCAGCGATTACAGAAGAATGCTGGAGGAACCGGAGAAGATTGTAGAAGGACTCCGTATAATCCTGAAACTTTTCCCAAAAGCTAAGGGCTATATCTGCATTGAAGACAATAAGATGGATTGTGCCAGGATGCTGGAACCTTTATGCAGAAAGACCAATCTGGAAGTGAAGCTTCTGCGCACGAAATATCCGCAGGGCGCAGAGCGAATGCTGATTCATGCCGTTACGGGAAGGAAAATTAATTCTTCCATGCTTCCGGCCGATGTTGGATGTATCGTAGATAATGTAGATACCGTTGTGGCCGTGGAAGAGGCAGTTTTGCAGGGAAAACCGGTGTTGGAAAGAGATATAACGGTAACAGGAGATGCTGTAAAAACACCACAGAATTTCCGGGTGCCCATAGGTATGCTGATTGAAGAGGTTGTGGAGCAGGCAGGCGGATTTACAGGGAATCCGGAAAAGATAATTGCCGGAGGCCCTATGATGGGCAATGCATTATTTATGCTGAATGTTCCCGTAGTGAAAACATCTTCGGCCATTGTTGCCTGCAAAAAAGATCAGGTTGCGGAGAATGCCCCTTCCGCCTGTATAAATTGCGGCAGATGTGTGGCGGCTTGTCCCGGACAGATCATTCCTGCCCGGCTCGCAGCGTTTTCGGACCGCGGGGACGAAGAAAATTTTTTGAAATACCATGGTATGGAATGCTGTGAATGTGGATGCTGCAGCTATGTCTGTCCCGCGAAACGCCAGCTGACCCAGTCCATACGGTCGATGAGAAAACTACTGCTGTCAAAGCAGAAGAAAGGTCAGGACTGA
- a CDS encoding RnfABCDGE type electron transport complex subunit D codes for MNDLLHVSSSPHVRSEVRTDTIMFLVLIALVPSSVMGIYLFGVPALKIIILSVGTCVLTEFLYERLMHKPNTIGDGSAMVTGLLLALNLSAAVPWWIPVIGGVFAILIVKQVFGGLGQNFMNPALAARCFLLLSFPAKMTDFSVSERAEGKIVDMISSVTQSVDAVSSATPLAAIRSGGSYDLLSMFLGNTRGTIGETSVLLLLFGGIFLVAARVIDLRIPLTYLGTFALFYLVLGRFDLPLVAAELCGGGLMLGAWFMATDYVTRPITIKGQYVFGILLGILTGIFRKFGASAEGVSFAIILSNVCVPVIERLTLPSGFGVQKRKGGKVV; via the coding sequence ATGAATGATTTATTACATGTTTCCTCTTCGCCACATGTCAGGTCTGAAGTCAGGACAGATACAATCATGTTTCTGGTTCTGATTGCTTTAGTACCCTCATCTGTTATGGGGATTTATCTTTTTGGGGTTCCGGCACTTAAAATTATAATTCTGTCGGTGGGAACTTGCGTGCTGACAGAGTTTCTCTATGAACGCCTGATGCATAAACCAAATACCATTGGAGATGGAAGTGCCATGGTTACCGGACTTTTGCTTGCCCTGAATTTGTCTGCAGCCGTACCATGGTGGATTCCAGTCATTGGAGGTGTGTTTGCAATTCTGATCGTGAAACAGGTATTTGGAGGGCTGGGCCAAAATTTCATGAATCCTGCACTTGCGGCAAGATGTTTTCTATTACTTTCATTTCCGGCGAAGATGACAGACTTTTCAGTCAGTGAGAGGGCCGAAGGGAAGATTGTAGATATGATATCTTCTGTAACACAGAGTGTGGATGCGGTATCTTCCGCGACGCCGCTTGCAGCGATACGTTCGGGAGGTTCGTATGATTTGCTTAGCATGTTTTTAGGCAATACAAGAGGCACAATAGGAGAAACCTCAGTTCTTCTTCTGCTGTTTGGAGGTATTTTTCTTGTTGCTGCGAGGGTCATCGATCTGCGCATCCCGCTCACATATCTGGGTACTTTTGCTCTGTTTTATCTGGTGCTTGGTAGATTTGATCTGCCGCTTGTGGCTGCGGAGCTTTGCGGAGGCGGACTGATGCTTGGAGCATGGTTCATGGCTACGGATTATGTAACAAGACCAATTACTATAAAAGGTCAGTACGTCTTTGGGATTCTTTTGGGAATTTTGACAGGTATATTCAGAAAGTTTGGTGCTTCGGCAGAAGGTGTCTCGTTTGCAATCATACTTTCGAATGTTTGCGTGCCGGTCATTGAGCGTCTTACCCTTCCATCAGGCTTTGGAGTTCAAAAGCGGAAAGGGGGAAAGGTGGTATGA
- a CDS encoding RnfABCDGE type electron transport complex subunit G, with amino-acid sequence MNKILKEAAALTVITVIIGLLLGVVYEVTKAPIAKQEEKTRTDAWEEVSPNAVRFKNLNISGQEKAIRKALDAAGFQSETVDGAAKAYDESGNPAGYVITVTSKEGYKGDIQFTMGVGEDGTTGGISFIHIDETAGLGMNANTKDFKDQFKDKQVTSFHYSKTTSQSKDEIDAISGATITTNAVTNGVNAGLVVFQLIKEGGIEF; translated from the coding sequence ATGAATAAAATTCTCAAAGAAGCTGCGGCTTTGACCGTCATTACTGTAATCATCGGATTACTTCTTGGTGTGGTTTACGAAGTGACGAAGGCTCCGATCGCAAAGCAGGAGGAGAAAACCAGAACAGATGCATGGGAAGAGGTATCGCCAAACGCCGTCAGATTTAAGAATCTGAATATCTCCGGGCAGGAGAAAGCAATCAGGAAAGCTCTGGATGCTGCCGGTTTTCAGTCGGAAACTGTTGATGGAGCAGCAAAAGCTTATGACGAATCCGGGAATCCGGCAGGTTATGTGATTACGGTGACTTCGAAAGAAGGCTATAAAGGAGATATCCAGTTCACCATGGGTGTTGGTGAAGATGGAACTACCGGTGGTATCTCATTTATTCATATAGATGAAACGGCAGGACTTGGGATGAATGCTAATACAAAGGACTTTAAGGATCAGTTTAAAGATAAACAGGTGACATCCTTTCACTACAGTAAGACAACGTCCCAGTCGAAAGACGAGATAGATGCCATCAGTGGTGCAACAATTACCACGAATGCAGTTACCAATGGAGTAAATGCAGGCTTGGTCGTATTTCAGTTAATAAAAGAAGGAGGTATTGAATTTTGA
- a CDS encoding RnfABCDGE type electron transport complex subunit E → MNSPAERLYNGIIKENPTFVMMIGMCPTLAVTTSASNGIGMGLTTTVILIASNLMISMLRKVIPDGVRMPAYIGVIASFVTIVEFLLKAYLPGLYSALGLYIPLIVVNCIIMGRAEAYAGKNPIVPSVFDGLGMGLGFTMALFFIGTIRELFGTGRILGFHILPDVYEPVTIFIMSPGAFFVLALLIALQNKIKNRVGDKGAAATPTCEGCGCCGKSGCAENKQQGGNAG, encoded by the coding sequence ATAAACTCACCTGCTGAGCGTCTGTATAACGGTATAATTAAAGAGAATCCTACCTTTGTCATGATGATCGGGATGTGCCCCACATTGGCGGTGACCACTTCAGCTTCAAATGGTATCGGCATGGGTCTGACAACGACCGTGATACTTATTGCCTCCAATTTGATGATTTCCATGCTGCGAAAAGTCATTCCTGACGGTGTCCGCATGCCGGCCTATATCGGTGTTATAGCCTCCTTTGTGACAATCGTGGAATTTCTTTTGAAGGCATATCTGCCGGGATTATACAGCGCACTGGGTCTATACATACCTTTAATCGTCGTAAATTGCATTATCATGGGCCGGGCGGAGGCATATGCCGGAAAAAATCCGATCGTTCCATCGGTTTTTGATGGCCTTGGGATGGGACTGGGATTTACCATGGCACTGTTTTTCATCGGAACTATACGGGAATTGTTTGGTACGGGGAGGATTCTGGGTTTCCATATCCTTCCTGATGTGTATGAACCGGTAACAATCTTCATCATGTCGCCTGGTGCATTCTTTGTCCTCGCGTTACTGATCGCATTGCAAAACAAGATAAAAAACCGTGTAGGGGATAAGGGAGCGGCAGCTACACCCACCTGCGAAGGCTGCGGCTGCTGCGGAAAAAGCGGATGTGCGGAAAATAAACAACAGGGAGGGAATGCCGGATGA
- a CDS encoding electron transport complex protein RnfA: protein MKELVIIAVGAALVNNVVLSQFLGLCPFLGVSKKIGTAAGMGTAVIFVLTLSSFGTGLIYKYILVKTGMEYLKTIVFILVIAALVQIVEMFLKKGLPSLYRALGVYLPLITTNCAVLGVAIINVQKNYSVLEGTVNGFASAVGFTLSIVLMAGLREKMEYNDVPRSFQGMPIVLLTAMLMSIAFCGFAGII, encoded by the coding sequence ATGAAGGAATTAGTTATCATTGCAGTCGGAGCAGCCTTAGTCAACAACGTTGTTTTAAGCCAGTTTCTGGGTCTGTGTCCATTCCTTGGCGTCTCAAAAAAGATAGGCACCGCTGCAGGTATGGGTACCGCAGTTATTTTTGTACTTACCTTGTCCTCCTTTGGAACAGGCCTGATTTACAAATATATATTAGTGAAGACGGGGATGGAGTACCTGAAGACAATTGTGTTTATACTGGTCATCGCTGCATTGGTTCAGATTGTGGAGATGTTCCTGAAGAAAGGACTTCCTTCCCTATATCGTGCACTGGGTGTATATCTTCCTTTAATCACAACAAACTGCGCAGTTCTCGGTGTGGCAATTATCAACGTACAAAAGAACTATAGTGTCTTGGAGGGGACTGTCAACGGATTTGCTTCTGCAGTGGGCTTTACTCTTTCTATTGTCCTGATGGCAGGGCTCAGGGAGAAGATGGAATATAACGATGTCCCAAGATCCTTTCAGGGAATGCCAATTGTGCTGCTGACCGCAATGCTGATGTCGATTGCATTCTGCGGTTTTGCAGGAATCATATAG
- a CDS encoding RnfABCDGE type electron transport complex subunit B encodes MSVMVILESVLVLGGAGLLIGLLLGAAGKKFAVKADERETLVRGALPGNNCGGCGFPGCDGAAAAIVKGDAPATVCPVGGAAVAKEIGRIMGQEVSDRVRMRAYVRCSGDCSHTRSDYIYAGVKDCTFMQFLPGGGRKRCSAGCMGYGSCVRVCAFDAIHVTEGVAVVNGENCKACGLCAKVCPNQLIEMVPYEGSDYHVACASKEKGKSVTDACDTGCIGCGKCEKNCPSGAIRVKNQLARIDYALCTGCGRCREVCPRDCIRMEQI; translated from the coding sequence ATGAGCGTAATGGTTATACTTGAATCGGTATTGGTTCTGGGTGGAGCAGGCTTATTGATTGGTCTGCTTTTAGGAGCAGCCGGTAAGAAGTTTGCGGTGAAGGCAGATGAAAGAGAGACTCTGGTAAGGGGAGCGCTGCCCGGAAACAACTGCGGCGGATGTGGATTTCCCGGTTGTGACGGAGCAGCAGCCGCGATTGTAAAGGGAGATGCTCCGGCAACGGTCTGCCCCGTAGGGGGTGCGGCCGTGGCAAAGGAAATTGGCAGAATCATGGGGCAGGAAGTATCAGACAGGGTGAGAATGAGGGCCTACGTCCGGTGTAGTGGGGACTGCAGTCATACACGTTCAGATTATATTTATGCAGGAGTAAAGGACTGTACCTTCATGCAATTTCTTCCCGGCGGCGGAAGGAAACGCTGTTCTGCCGGCTGCATGGGGTATGGTTCCTGCGTGAGAGTATGTGCTTTTGATGCAATCCATGTTACAGAAGGGGTGGCGGTGGTGAATGGTGAGAACTGTAAAGCCTGCGGCCTCTGTGCGAAAGTCTGTCCCAATCAACTGATAGAGATGGTTCCATATGAAGGCTCCGATTATCACGTAGCCTGTGCTTCAAAGGAAAAAGGAAAATCGGTGACGGATGCCTGTGATACCGGATGCATCGGATGCGGAAAATGTGAGAAGAACTGTCCATCCGGTGCAATAAGAGTAAAAAATCAGCTGGCCCGGATTGACTATGCACTTTGCACCGGCTGCGGCCGGTGCAGAGAAGTATGCCCCAGAGATTGTATCCGGATGGAGCAGATTTGA
- the ruvA gene encoding Holliday junction branch migration protein RuvA, which yields MISYIRGIVDEVEEGSLIIEQGGMGFQVFVPGGLLDGQLRKGTEVKVYTYLHVKEDAMQLYGFLSRDDLHVFRLLLNVNGIGPKAALGILSGITADELRFAVLSDDTAAISKAPGIGKKTAQKVILELKDKFSLEDAFEQKLSNTGEYNSGEDVKDVARDAVQALVALGYSNTEAFQAVRKVEPRDDMDSEAMLKAALKYIM from the coding sequence ATGATTAGTTATATACGTGGGATAGTGGATGAAGTTGAGGAAGGAAGTCTGATTATTGAACAGGGAGGCATGGGGTTTCAGGTTTTTGTCCCCGGAGGTTTATTGGACGGACAGCTTCGCAAGGGGACTGAGGTGAAGGTCTATACCTATCTCCACGTCAAAGAAGATGCTATGCAGCTTTATGGCTTTTTGAGCAGGGATGATTTGCATGTGTTTCGTCTTCTGCTGAATGTAAATGGTATAGGACCCAAGGCAGCTTTGGGAATCTTGTCCGGTATTACAGCCGATGAGCTGAGGTTTGCCGTGCTCTCGGATGATACGGCTGCAATAAGTAAAGCACCGGGCATTGGTAAGAAAACTGCCCAGAAGGTGATTCTGGAGTTAAAGGATAAATTTTCTCTGGAGGATGCATTTGAACAAAAACTATCCAACACCGGGGAATATAATTCGGGTGAGGATGTAAAGGATGTGGCAAGGGATGCGGTACAGGCTTTGGTCGCTCTGGGCTATTCCAATACAGAGGCCTTTCAGGCTGTGAGAAAGGTGGAGCCACGGGATGACATGGATTCGGAAGCCATGCTGAAAGCGGCTTTGAAGTATATCATGTAG
- the ruvB gene encoding Holliday junction branch migration DNA helicase RuvB: MQRSIVTTDMIEEDVRTEGSLRPQYLKDYIGQEKTKENLKIFIEAAKQREDVLDHVLFYGPPGLGKTTLAGIIANEMGTHMKVTSGPAIEKPGEMAAILNNLQEGDVLFVDEIHRLNRQVEEVLYPAMEDFAIDIMIGKGSSARSIRLDLPKFTLVGATTRAGLLTAPLRDRFGVIHHLEFYTVDELQTIIMHSAAILDVEVDAKGAMEMAKRSRGTPRLANRILRRVRDFAQVKYDGKITKEVASFALDLLEVDKYGLDATDRTLLTTIIDKFQGGPVGLDTLAAAVGEDSGTIEDVYEPYLIKNGFLNRTPRGRAVTSLAYHHLGLHLAGPDEK; this comes from the coding sequence ATGCAGCGAAGTATCGTAACGACCGATATGATCGAAGAGGATGTCAGGACAGAGGGAAGCTTAAGACCTCAATATCTGAAAGATTATATCGGGCAGGAAAAAACAAAGGAAAATCTGAAGATTTTTATAGAGGCAGCAAAGCAAAGGGAAGACGTGCTGGACCATGTTCTGTTTTATGGTCCTCCGGGACTTGGGAAAACAACGCTGGCCGGAATTATTGCGAATGAGATGGGAACTCATATGAAGGTGACCTCCGGACCGGCTATTGAAAAGCCGGGAGAGATGGCAGCGATTTTAAATAATCTTCAGGAGGGAGATGTTCTGTTTGTGGATGAAATTCACCGGCTGAACCGGCAGGTGGAAGAAGTGCTTTATCCGGCAATGGAAGATTTTGCGATTGATATTATGATCGGGAAAGGATCTTCGGCCCGTTCCATACGGCTGGATCTTCCAAAATTTACTTTGGTTGGAGCAACCACCAGAGCGGGGCTTTTGACTGCTCCCTTAAGGGACCGCTTCGGGGTCATACATCATCTGGAATTTTATACAGTTGATGAACTGCAGACGATTATCATGCATTCAGCAGCCATTCTGGATGTGGAGGTGGATGCAAAAGGTGCCATGGAGATGGCAAAACGCTCCAGAGGAACCCCGCGTCTGGCAAATCGGATCCTTCGCAGAGTCAGAGATTTTGCCCAGGTAAAGTATGACGGAAAAATCACAAAAGAGGTGGCATCCTTTGCTCTCGATCTGCTGGAGGTGGACAAGTATGGACTGGATGCAACAGACAGGACTTTACTTACAACCATTATTGATAAGTTTCAGGGTGGCCCCGTAGGCCTGGATACATTGGCGGCGGCTGTTGGTGAAGACTCCGGAACAATTGAAGACGTCTATGAGCCGTATCTGATCAAAAACGGTTTTTTAAACCGCACGCCCAGAGGACGTGCCGTAACCTCTCTGGCTTACCATCACCTGGGGCTGCATTTGGCCGGCCCTGACGAAAAATAG
- the zapA gene encoding cell division protein ZapA — protein MSAKNTTKVLIDGKIITLSGYESEEYLQRVASYLNSKISELSELPGYSRQSPETRHTLLSLNIADDYFKAKNQAESLEEDIEAKDKESYDIKNDLIVAQIQLDKAKLAIEKLQKEKDELNLKIDELNGELDELLK, from the coding sequence ATGTCAGCGAAGAATACGACGAAGGTGTTAATTGATGGAAAAATTATCACATTAAGTGGATATGAAAGTGAAGAGTATCTCCAGAGGGTAGCGTCCTATCTTAACTCGAAAATTTCGGAATTATCAGAGCTTCCGGGTTATAGCAGGCAGAGTCCCGAAACAAGGCATACGCTTTTAAGCCTGAATATTGCAGACGATTACTTCAAGGCTAAAAATCAGGCGGAGTCCCTGGAGGAAGATATAGAGGCCAAAGATAAAGAATCTTACGATATTAAGAATGATTTGATTGTGGCTCAGATCCAGCTTGATAAAGCAAAGCTTGCGATAGAAAAGCTGCAAAAAGAAAAGGATGAGCTGAATCTTAAAATTGATGAACTGAATGGTGAACTGGATGAACTATTAAAATAA